In one Chitinophaga sancti genomic region, the following are encoded:
- a CDS encoding YeiH family protein — MLTKKIHEDWIAVIIAFLTIAFITVGLKPFFGTDILTKTGSGFIWVAASLFIAKVLSRGTADYLKLLPALVVVVLITLVAQIVASTAIMKAYGIEVVLFSLILGLLISNTVGVPAWLKPAIQTELYIKIGLVLLGCTVLFQDIVKAGALGIIQSVAVVFTVWYFSFWLCKKLGLDDEFRMMISSAVSICGVSAAIATAGAIEGDNKKLSHVISLVLIVAIPMMLFMPYIAKWAGMSPAVAGAWLGGTIDTSGAVVAAGTMLGEEALKYATLVKFSQNVLLGLAAFFISLYWSYSRKEANYEKPTLKTIWERFPKFVLGFVIASLFFSFALSPTMVATIKGSIKELQTYWFALAFTCIGLETKFTDIFSMERGRPAMAFIIAQVFNIFFTLGIAYLVFG; from the coding sequence ATGCTTACTAAGAAAATCCACGAAGACTGGATCGCTGTCATCATAGCGTTCCTTACGATTGCATTTATTACTGTTGGTCTCAAGCCCTTTTTCGGAACTGATATCCTTACTAAAACCGGTTCGGGCTTCATCTGGGTAGCCGCCAGCCTGTTCATCGCAAAAGTACTGAGCCGCGGTACGGCAGATTATTTAAAATTGCTGCCGGCTTTAGTGGTGGTGGTATTAATTACGCTGGTAGCACAGATCGTAGCCAGTACTGCTATCATGAAAGCATACGGCATTGAAGTGGTACTCTTTAGCCTGATCCTGGGACTGCTTATCAGTAATACGGTGGGGGTACCTGCCTGGTTGAAACCTGCCATTCAAACGGAACTCTATATCAAGATAGGCCTGGTATTATTAGGCTGTACTGTCTTATTCCAGGATATTGTCAAAGCCGGTGCCTTAGGGATCATTCAATCTGTAGCCGTGGTATTTACGGTATGGTATTTCAGTTTCTGGTTGTGTAAGAAATTAGGACTGGATGATGAATTCAGGATGATGATCTCCAGTGCTGTATCTATTTGCGGGGTGTCTGCGGCAATTGCCACGGCAGGTGCGATTGAGGGGGATAACAAGAAACTCTCTCATGTCATTTCGCTGGTACTGATCGTGGCGATCCCGATGATGCTGTTCATGCCTTACATTGCGAAGTGGGCGGGCATGTCTCCGGCGGTGGCGGGTGCCTGGCTGGGTGGTACCATTGATACCTCCGGTGCGGTAGTTGCAGCGGGTACGATGCTGGGTGAAGAAGCCCTGAAATATGCGACGCTGGTGAAGTTCTCGCAGAATGTATTATTGGGCTTAGCGGCGTTCTTCATTTCTTTATACTGGTCTTATTCCAGGAAAGAAGCCAATTACGAAAAGCCAACACTGAAAACGATCTGGGAACGCTTTCCTAAGTTTGTATTAGGGTTTGTGATTGCTTCCTTATTCTTCTCTTTTGCACTCAGTCCGACGATGGTGGCGACCATCAAAGGTAGTATCAAGGAATTACAGACTTACTGGTTTGCCTTAGCGTTTACCTGCATCGGGCTGGAAACAAAGTTCACCGATATTTTTAGTATGGAAAGAGGACGCCCTGCTATGGCGTTTATCATTGCACAGGTGTTTAATATCTTCTTTACACTGGGGATTGCTTATTTGGTGTTTGGGTAA
- a CDS encoding nucleoside recognition domain-containing protein has product MALNYVWLAFFLISFVVALFKLIVLGDTTVFSTVMTSMFDSAKTGAEISLGLAGIMTFWLGMMKVGEKAGMIEVFAKAVTPFFSKLFPSIPKGNPAMGSMLMNFSANALGLDNAATPLGLKAMKQLQEINKEPETASDAQIMFLVLNTAGITLIPTSVIAIRLAQHAANPADIFIPTLIGTLISFISGMIAVAIYQRLNLFKLPVLIFLGIFGALLALLYYAMHNLPAEQIATYTSLIGGLVIFSIIVSFLTLGLIKKVNVYDVFIEGAKEGFQTSVMIIPYLVAMLCGIAAFRATGCLDYVTGAIGAVVGWMGLNTDFVPVLPVGIMKTFSGGAARGLMVDTIVHYGVDSFQGKLASVIQGSTETTFYILAVYFGSVNIKNTRYALTCGLIADVVGLIGAIIIGYIFFWKP; this is encoded by the coding sequence ATGGCTTTAAACTACGTTTGGCTGGCTTTTTTCCTGATTTCCTTCGTCGTTGCGCTCTTCAAACTGATTGTGCTCGGCGATACAACCGTCTTTTCCACCGTCATGACCAGTATGTTCGACAGTGCTAAAACCGGGGCAGAGATCTCCCTGGGCCTGGCCGGGATCATGACCTTCTGGCTGGGGATGATGAAGGTCGGGGAAAAAGCAGGGATGATCGAAGTGTTTGCCAAAGCCGTGACCCCCTTCTTCTCAAAATTGTTTCCGTCCATTCCAAAGGGCAACCCTGCCATGGGCTCTATGCTCATGAACTTCAGTGCCAATGCCCTGGGCCTGGACAATGCCGCTACGCCCCTGGGCCTGAAAGCCATGAAGCAGCTGCAGGAGATCAATAAAGAGCCAGAGACCGCCAGCGATGCCCAGATCATGTTCCTGGTGCTCAATACCGCGGGTATCACCCTCATTCCTACCTCGGTCATTGCTATACGACTGGCGCAACATGCCGCCAACCCGGCCGATATTTTCATTCCTACCCTTATTGGAACACTCATTTCCTTTATATCGGGCATGATAGCTGTAGCCATCTACCAGCGCCTGAACCTTTTCAAATTACCCGTACTCATCTTTTTGGGCATTTTCGGGGCCTTGCTGGCCCTCCTGTATTATGCCATGCATAACCTTCCTGCCGAACAAATAGCGACGTATACGAGCTTAATAGGCGGCCTGGTGATCTTTTCCATCATTGTATCCTTCCTCACCCTGGGCCTGATCAAAAAAGTGAATGTATACGATGTATTCATCGAAGGGGCGAAAGAAGGGTTCCAGACTTCGGTGATGATCATTCCTTACCTGGTAGCTATGCTATGTGGTATTGCGGCCTTCCGCGCCACCGGCTGCCTGGATTATGTAACCGGGGCTATCGGTGCTGTTGTGGGCTGGATGGGGCTGAATACCGATTTCGTACCCGTGCTGCCGGTGGGCATCATGAAGACCTTTAGCGGTGGCGCTGCCCGTGGCCTGATGGTAGACACGATCGTGCATTATGGCGTGGATTCCTTCCAGGGGAAACTGGCCAGCGTGATCCAGGGTTCTACCGAAACAACCTTTTATATCCTGGCCGTATACTTCGGATCTGTAAATATTAAAAACACCAGGTATGCCCTTACCTGTGGCCTGATCGCAGATGTGGTAGGCCTGATCGGCGCTATTATCATCGGGTATATTTTCTTCTGGAAACCATAA
- a CDS encoding class I SAM-dependent methyltransferase: MTTTITYEYDRIADRKRLDFISNALQGKAKSDARVLDVGCGNGVISRHLGKLGFNVLGIDVSEATIARARTLNTLPNVRFDVISAEKLVAQGDSFDAIICSEVLEHLQDPSSLLKVLYQSLKQDGVLIVTVPNGSGPRELFVTRPVLAMREKNSWPWRAVVSVKKALGYTGTTVQSAADNLDHVQFFNKTDLENLSAQNKFRIVRFGKANFIEDVFPFSFVAKKVRALQWLDCKVADALPYRFTGGFFSVWEKAN, translated from the coding sequence ATGACTACTACTATTACATACGAATATGATAGAATCGCTGACAGAAAGCGGCTTGACTTTATCAGCAATGCACTGCAAGGCAAGGCGAAGTCAGACGCCAGGGTACTGGATGTAGGCTGTGGCAACGGTGTGATCAGCCGTCACCTGGGCAAACTGGGTTTCAATGTACTGGGCATCGATGTGAGCGAGGCCACCATCGCCCGTGCACGCACCCTGAATACACTGCCCAATGTGCGGTTCGACGTGATCAGCGCTGAGAAACTGGTGGCACAGGGCGATTCCTTCGATGCCATCATCTGCAGCGAAGTACTGGAACACCTGCAGGATCCCTCTTCCTTATTGAAAGTATTGTACCAGTCATTGAAACAGGACGGTGTACTGATCGTAACAGTACCAAATGGAAGCGGCCCCCGCGAACTGTTTGTAACCCGCCCCGTACTAGCTATGCGTGAAAAAAACAGCTGGCCATGGAGAGCCGTGGTCAGTGTCAAAAAAGCACTGGGCTACACAGGTACCACTGTGCAATCCGCTGCCGATAATCTCGATCATGTGCAATTTTTCAACAAAACAGACCTGGAAAATTTGTCTGCACAAAACAAATTCCGCATCGTCCGTTTTGGGAAAGCAAATTTTATTGAGGATGTATTTCCCTTCTCATTCGTAGCGAAAAAAGTACGTGCATTACAGTGGCTCGATTGTAAAGTCGCCGATGCACTGCCATACCGCTTTACTGGAGGGTTCTTTTCTGTGTGGGAAAAAGCAAATTAA
- a CDS encoding glycosyltransferase family 2 protein: MWSILFVCFAAIQLLLAAYLLQPAFLLLIYGIKKLFGALFAKKKTNTETPGKNYSFAVIITAHKNLQLVPPLVDSVLRQTYRHFKVYVVADGCETANIGYNADPQVKVLLPEVPLNAKIRSIDYAINHFDATHDAMIILDADNLLHPDYLQVLNRYFNKGYRAVQTNMLAKNNDSIYAQLDAAGNYFSNFIDRRMRMEMGLSANIWGLGIAIETALYKQVIYRNFLGGFDKKIQADIVKLIPQLAYAEDAKVYDEKIDSGDALETQRTRWINAYFKYFKYGWDVLLTGLRKGNFNLVYFGFNLLRPPLFLQVVGAAFFAAANYFISPVWMLGWIIAMVLFPLSFFIIVAVMSTDRKTVSALFYLPVFFIRQVKAFLHIGRANKAFLQTQNNKVIYIQDLLNQ, encoded by the coding sequence ATGTGGTCAATTCTCTTTGTCTGCTTTGCAGCGATTCAGCTTTTACTGGCAGCATACCTGCTCCAGCCAGCATTCCTTTTGCTCATTTATGGCATAAAGAAATTATTTGGTGCTCTCTTTGCTAAGAAGAAAACAAATACCGAAACACCAGGGAAGAATTATTCTTTTGCTGTGATCATCACCGCACATAAGAACCTGCAATTGGTGCCACCCCTCGTAGATTCAGTACTCAGGCAAACATACCGGCACTTCAAAGTGTATGTGGTGGCCGATGGATGTGAAACTGCAAACATCGGGTACAATGCTGATCCACAGGTGAAAGTATTACTGCCCGAAGTACCGCTTAATGCGAAGATCCGTTCCATCGACTATGCCATCAATCACTTTGATGCAACACACGATGCAATGATCATTCTGGATGCTGATAATCTCCTGCATCCTGATTATCTCCAGGTGTTAAACAGGTATTTCAATAAAGGTTACCGCGCCGTGCAAACCAATATGCTGGCAAAGAACAACGATAGCATATATGCCCAGCTGGATGCAGCAGGTAACTATTTCAGCAATTTCATCGACAGGCGCATGCGCATGGAAATGGGCTTATCCGCTAATATCTGGGGCCTCGGTATTGCCATCGAGACCGCTTTGTACAAGCAGGTCATCTATCGCAACTTCCTGGGAGGATTTGATAAGAAGATCCAGGCAGATATTGTGAAACTCATTCCGCAGCTGGCCTATGCTGAAGATGCGAAAGTATACGATGAAAAAATAGACAGTGGCGATGCCCTGGAAACACAACGTACCAGGTGGATCAATGCCTACTTTAAATATTTTAAATACGGCTGGGATGTGCTCCTGACAGGCCTGCGCAAAGGGAATTTTAACCTCGTATACTTCGGGTTCAATTTACTGCGGCCACCCTTGTTCCTGCAGGTAGTGGGAGCCGCTTTCTTTGCCGCTGCGAACTATTTTATCTCACCTGTATGGATGCTGGGCTGGATCATTGCCATGGTGCTGTTCCCCCTGTCATTCTTCATCATCGTAGCGGTGATGAGCACAGACAGGAAAACAGTGAGTGCACTGTTTTATCTGCCCGTATTTTTCATCAGGCAGGTGAAAGCATTCCTGCACATTGGCCGTGCGAATAAAGCGTTTTTACAAACACAAAATAATAAGGTCATCTATATTCAGGACCTCCTGAATCAATAG
- a CDS encoding glycosyltransferase family 2 protein has protein sequence MSLQEQTPLVSIIALNFNQTTVTCEFLESTKKLSYRNFETIVVDNGSSVDPTAQIEAGNYPNLRLILSPVNLGFTGGNNLGIEQAKGDFIFIVNNDTEVTPDLLEHLLQPFYEDGTIGVVCPKIRFYSHPNVIQYAGFNKMNLLTGRTWAVGSKEEDKGQHNVSGPTWCAHGAAMMVKRDVINNVGRFADKFFIYYEESDWSARILRAGYKIYYNANGLIFHKESITMGKESAIKAYYHTRNRILYMRRNTNKLQLAAFLCFFSFLTFPKAVLTYTLKGQFRHLRSFVKGTFWNLTTSSYSPV, from the coding sequence ATGAGTTTGCAAGAACAAACACCACTGGTGTCCATTATTGCCCTTAATTTCAACCAGACAACTGTTACCTGCGAATTTCTGGAGTCTACAAAAAAGCTGAGCTATCGCAATTTTGAGACGATCGTCGTAGATAATGGGTCCAGCGTTGATCCTACTGCTCAGATTGAAGCAGGCAACTATCCCAATCTCCGCCTCATTCTGAGTCCTGTAAACCTGGGCTTTACCGGTGGTAACAACCTCGGTATTGAGCAGGCGAAAGGCGACTTCATTTTCATTGTCAACAATGATACAGAAGTCACCCCCGACCTGTTGGAGCATTTGCTGCAACCATTTTATGAAGACGGAACCATTGGTGTGGTATGCCCCAAGATCCGCTTTTACTCACACCCCAACGTCATTCAGTACGCAGGCTTCAACAAGATGAACCTGCTCACCGGTCGTACCTGGGCAGTGGGCAGCAAAGAAGAAGATAAAGGTCAGCACAATGTATCAGGCCCTACCTGGTGTGCACACGGCGCCGCCATGATGGTAAAGCGCGATGTGATCAATAACGTAGGCCGCTTCGCTGACAAGTTCTTTATCTACTACGAAGAAAGTGACTGGTCTGCCAGGATCCTGCGCGCCGGCTACAAGATCTATTATAATGCTAACGGACTGATATTCCACAAGGAGTCCATCACCATGGGTAAGGAAAGCGCCATCAAAGCGTATTACCATACACGTAACCGCATCCTCTACATGCGCAGGAATACAAATAAGCTGCAGCTGGCCGCGTTCCTCTGCTTCTTCAGTTTCCTCACATTCCCCAAAGCAGTGCTTACTTACACACTGAAAGGACAGTTCAGGCATTTAAGATCATTTGTAAAAGGCACCTTCTGGAACCTCACTACATCAAGTTATTCACCTGTATAA
- a CDS encoding sugar transferase has product MISNLPLSYPDARKKTGTKVVALAKSHVNRYTLCIGNDEFFDCVTGRTDEYVFTAKELSLSVNVLKEQLLYDNVPTFIICNVHNNPQFNLRRLRDYMRTESRLAKVPVFVYAETISAELKQELRRIGGIDDILTPAITPEIFEEKLSMAQQIRQMAQDVEQEPSTVTIKPGYYLNYSIKRGLDILFAGTLLLLLSPVFLVLTILIKLDSKGPVFYVSRRAGNRYQIFKFYKFRTMVADADKQVAQMKHLNQYDTNGTGPVFFKVSNDPRVTPLGAFLRNSSLDELPQLLNVLLGHMSLVGNRPLPLYEAATLTTDDYAGRFLAPAGITGLWQIKKRGNKDMSVSERINLDKSYAEKHSVLYDMWILANTPNALRQKDNV; this is encoded by the coding sequence ATGATATCTAATCTACCATTGAGCTATCCTGATGCCAGGAAGAAAACCGGCACCAAAGTAGTAGCCCTGGCCAAAAGCCACGTAAACAGGTATACGCTTTGTATCGGTAACGATGAGTTTTTCGATTGTGTAACTGGCAGAACGGATGAGTATGTTTTTACCGCCAAAGAGTTGTCACTGTCAGTGAATGTACTGAAGGAGCAACTACTTTACGACAACGTACCTACCTTCATCATATGTAATGTTCACAACAATCCCCAATTCAATCTTCGCAGGTTGAGAGACTATATGCGTACAGAGTCCCGCCTTGCGAAAGTACCTGTATTCGTCTATGCTGAAACAATATCAGCGGAGCTAAAACAGGAGCTGCGCAGGATTGGCGGCATCGATGACATCCTCACCCCAGCCATTACCCCTGAAATCTTTGAAGAGAAGCTGAGCATGGCTCAGCAGATCCGCCAGATGGCACAAGATGTAGAACAGGAACCTAGTACTGTCACCATCAAACCTGGCTATTATCTTAACTATTCCATCAAGCGTGGCCTGGATATTCTATTTGCCGGCACACTGCTCTTATTGTTATCCCCCGTTTTTCTTGTCCTGACTATTCTGATCAAACTGGATTCCAAAGGGCCTGTTTTCTATGTGTCCCGCCGCGCCGGCAATCGCTACCAGATCTTTAAGTTCTATAAGTTCCGCACCATGGTAGCAGACGCTGACAAACAGGTAGCCCAGATGAAACACCTGAACCAGTACGATACTAACGGTACCGGACCTGTGTTTTTCAAGGTAAGTAATGACCCCCGCGTTACACCACTGGGCGCCTTCCTGCGCAATTCCAGCCTAGATGAACTACCCCAGCTGCTGAATGTATTGCTGGGTCACATGTCACTCGTTGGTAATCGCCCCCTTCCATTGTACGAAGCTGCTACGCTCACGACAGACGACTATGCAGGCCGCTTCCTGGCACCTGCCGGGATCACTGGCCTGTGGCAGATCAAAAAGAGAGGAAATAAAGATATGAGCGTAAGCGAACGCATTAACCTGGATAAAAGTTATGCCGAAAAGCATTCTGTGCTCTACGATATGTGGATACTCGCGAATACTCCCAATGCCCTGAGGCAAAAGGATAATGTATAA
- a CDS encoding bifunctional GNAT family N-acetyltransferase/carbon-nitrogen hydrolase family protein, with amino-acid sequence MSETVEIRQLTAEDYIDLKESMLRAYPDMAGSYWREPTLRRLIDIFPEGQIAIAVNEKVVGCALSIIVDYEKYGDDHTYEQITGYYTFNTHDIKGDVLYGIEVFVHPDFRGKRLARRLYDARKNLCERLNLRGIVAGGRIPNYEKFADQLTPRDYIEKVRDKEIYDPTLTFQFSNDFLVKKILKNYLPNDEASRGFATLLQWYNIYYEKDIDTVRYNKSTVRIGLVQWQMRDYAGLEGFLQQVEYFIDAVSDYGSDFVVFPELFNAPLMAEFSQMDSAKAIRGVAQYTEEIRDWFVSKSVAYNVNIITGSMPILIEDALYNISYLCRRDGTFEHYIKIHPTPSEVYAWGIKGGNELKTFDTDCGKIGIQICYDVEFPEPSRILAEEGMQILFVPFLTDTQHAFNRVRFCAQARAIENECYVAIAGCVGNLPKVNNMDLQYAQSAVLTPSDFAFPVTGVKADATTNTEMVVIADVDLVLLKELHAFGSVQTKKDIRKDLYEVKWKK; translated from the coding sequence ATGTCAGAAACTGTAGAAATCAGGCAATTGACCGCAGAAGATTACATTGATTTAAAGGAATCCATGTTAAGGGCCTACCCGGATATGGCCGGCAGCTACTGGCGGGAGCCAACTTTGCGCAGGCTGATAGATATCTTCCCGGAAGGGCAGATCGCCATTGCCGTCAATGAAAAGGTAGTGGGCTGTGCATTGTCCATCATTGTCGATTATGAAAAGTATGGTGATGACCATACCTATGAGCAGATCACAGGGTATTATACGTTCAACACACACGATATTAAAGGGGATGTACTATATGGCATTGAAGTATTTGTACACCCGGATTTCAGGGGCAAACGACTGGCACGCAGACTATACGATGCCCGCAAAAACCTCTGCGAGCGCCTGAACCTGCGTGGTATTGTAGCCGGTGGCCGCATCCCCAATTACGAAAAGTTTGCAGACCAGCTCACACCCCGTGACTATATCGAGAAAGTGAGAGATAAAGAAATTTATGATCCTACACTGACCTTCCAGTTTTCCAACGACTTTCTTGTAAAGAAAATACTGAAGAACTACCTGCCAAATGATGAAGCCAGCAGGGGCTTTGCGACCTTGTTACAGTGGTACAATATCTACTATGAAAAAGATATCGATACCGTGCGCTATAACAAATCTACCGTGCGCATTGGCCTCGTACAATGGCAGATGAGAGATTATGCAGGCCTGGAGGGCTTCCTGCAGCAGGTGGAGTATTTCATTGATGCAGTCAGTGACTACGGATCAGATTTCGTCGTTTTCCCGGAACTGTTCAATGCCCCGCTGATGGCAGAATTCAGCCAGATGGACTCCGCTAAGGCCATTCGGGGCGTAGCACAATATACCGAAGAGATCAGGGATTGGTTTGTAAGCAAGTCCGTGGCATACAATGTAAATATCATTACAGGCAGCATGCCGATATTAATCGAGGATGCACTTTATAATATTTCTTATCTCTGCCGCAGAGATGGTACCTTTGAACACTATATCAAGATCCATCCTACACCAAGCGAAGTATACGCATGGGGGATCAAAGGCGGCAACGAACTGAAGACCTTCGATACAGATTGTGGCAAAATCGGGATCCAGATCTGCTACGATGTGGAATTCCCTGAACCTTCACGCATCCTGGCAGAAGAAGGCATGCAGATCCTATTTGTGCCTTTCCTCACAGATACACAGCACGCTTTCAACCGGGTACGCTTCTGTGCACAGGCAAGAGCGATCGAAAATGAATGTTATGTAGCGATTGCCGGTTGTGTAGGAAATTTACCCAAAGTGAATAATATGGACCTGCAATATGCACAGAGTGCCGTACTCACGCCTTCTGACTTCGCATTTCCTGTAACAGGGGTGAAAGCAGATGCCACCACAAATACAGAAATGGTGGTGATTGCTGATGTAGACCTGGTATTATTGAAAGAGCTGCATGCATTCGGTAGTGTGCAGACTAAAAAGGATATACGAAAAGATTTGTACGAAGTAAAATGGAAAAAATAA
- a CDS encoding NAD-dependent epimerase/dehydratase family protein: MSKITSLVTGGAGFIGSHVVKHCLAMGHEVVVLDDLSGGFEDHIPAGAIFIQGSVSDDQLVTSLFEEYRFQYVYHLAAYAAEGLSHFIRRFNYNNNLIGSINLINESIKHKVKCFVFTSSIAVYGAGQLPMREEMVPMPEDPYGVSKFAVELDLKAAHEMFGLNYVVFRPHNVYGENQNIGDKYRNVIGIFMNQIMQGQQLTIFGDGEQTRAFSFIDDVAIPIANSVNIPAAYNEVFNIGADKPYTVNELAKVVGACFGVTPNIKYLAARNEVMHAYSDHTKAHSVFGEGSGVSLQEGIARMAEWAKEVGARKSKEFENIEIYEKLPQGWERKQPQAEGVPA; the protein is encoded by the coding sequence ATGTCTAAAATAACATCTCTTGTTACCGGCGGTGCCGGCTTTATCGGTTCACATGTCGTAAAACATTGCCTCGCAATGGGACATGAAGTAGTTGTGCTGGATGACCTCAGCGGCGGATTCGAAGATCATATCCCAGCAGGTGCAATTTTCATTCAGGGTTCCGTGTCCGACGACCAGCTGGTGACCAGCCTCTTCGAAGAATACCGTTTTCAATACGTATATCACCTGGCGGCGTATGCAGCTGAAGGCCTGAGCCACTTCATCCGCCGTTTCAACTATAACAATAACCTCATCGGCAGCATTAACCTGATCAATGAGTCTATCAAACATAAAGTAAAGTGCTTCGTATTCACTTCTTCTATCGCCGTATATGGTGCAGGTCAGCTGCCTATGCGTGAAGAAATGGTACCCATGCCGGAAGATCCATACGGTGTATCCAAATTCGCTGTAGAACTGGACCTGAAAGCAGCACACGAAATGTTCGGTCTGAACTATGTTGTGTTCCGCCCGCACAATGTGTATGGCGAAAACCAGAACATCGGCGATAAATACCGCAACGTGATCGGCATCTTCATGAACCAGATCATGCAGGGCCAGCAACTCACCATCTTCGGTGATGGCGAACAGACCAGGGCTTTCAGCTTTATCGATGACGTAGCTATCCCTATCGCGAACAGCGTAAACATTCCTGCCGCATACAACGAAGTATTCAATATCGGTGCTGACAAGCCCTACACTGTCAATGAACTGGCAAAGGTAGTAGGTGCCTGCTTCGGTGTAACACCAAATATCAAATACCTGGCTGCACGTAACGAGGTAATGCACGCTTACTCTGACCACACCAAAGCGCATAGCGTATTCGGCGAAGGCAGCGGCGTTTCCTTACAGGAAGGCATTGCCCGCATGGCTGAATGGGCCAAAGAAGTAGGTGCCCGTAAGAGCAAGGAATTCGAAAACATTGAGATCTACGAAAAACTGCCACAGGGCTGGGAAAGGAAACAACCCCAGGCCGAAGGCGTACCGGCATAA
- a CDS encoding glycosyltransferase family 4 protein, with protein sequence MNNTPKIKVLQAIRQGLIGGGESHVLSLVDAMDKERFEPVVLSFTDGAMITRLQEMGIRHYVIPSLKAFDPSCWKRVKTLIQDEQIDIVHAHGSRAASNLYIPARMSGRPLLYTIHGWSFHDDQPFLQKQARIWSERLLTSGTKANISVSASNRDTGVQHFSGFKSTVINNGIDLSRFNPDNAANTIRTELGIPASNTVVGYIARITHQKDPFTLVYAFKKVLEQHSNITLLVVGEGDLKEGMVSLAATLGIADHIVFQPFRGDVPALLQAIDVYCLPSLWEGLPIGLLEAMAMRKAVIVTAVDGSKEIVADRQNGLVVPARDPAALATAIGTLHTDVALRTSLQQAAAATVNQHYCAKGMTRQVEHLYRNVLDHKN encoded by the coding sequence ATGAACAACACACCAAAAATAAAGGTTTTGCAGGCCATCCGCCAGGGACTGATAGGCGGTGGGGAATCCCACGTACTCAGCCTGGTGGATGCCATGGACAAAGAGCGCTTTGAGCCGGTGGTGCTGTCTTTTACAGATGGTGCCATGATCACGCGCCTGCAGGAAATGGGTATACGCCATTATGTAATTCCTTCCCTGAAAGCATTCGATCCCTCCTGCTGGAAACGGGTCAAAACGCTTATACAGGACGAACAGATTGACATCGTTCATGCCCACGGTTCCCGTGCTGCCAGCAATCTGTACATTCCCGCCCGCATGAGTGGCCGACCTTTGTTATACACTATCCATGGCTGGTCATTTCACGATGATCAGCCTTTCCTGCAAAAACAGGCCAGGATATGGTCAGAAAGATTGCTCACCAGCGGCACCAAAGCAAACATCTCTGTTTCCGCTTCCAACAGGGATACAGGGGTGCAACACTTTTCCGGCTTTAAATCCACCGTGATCAATAACGGGATAGACCTCAGCCGCTTCAATCCCGACAATGCGGCAAACACCATCCGCACAGAATTAGGCATTCCAGCCTCAAATACCGTGGTTGGATACATTGCCCGCATCACACACCAAAAAGATCCTTTCACCCTCGTATACGCCTTTAAAAAGGTATTGGAGCAGCATTCCAATATCACCTTACTGGTAGTAGGAGAGGGCGATCTGAAAGAAGGGATGGTATCACTGGCTGCCACACTGGGCATCGCTGACCACATCGTATTTCAGCCATTCCGCGGCGACGTGCCGGCATTGTTACAGGCAATAGATGTTTATTGTTTACCCTCCCTCTGGGAAGGACTGCCCATCGGGCTGCTGGAAGCCATGGCGATGAGAAAAGCCGTTATAGTGACCGCAGTAGATGGCTCCAAAGAAATTGTAGCCGACAGGCAGAACGGACTGGTTGTACCCGCCCGTGACCCCGCCGCCCTTGCTACCGCCATCGGTACCTTACACACAGATGTGGCATTGCGCACATCCCTGCAGCAGGCTGCAGCGGCTACCGTGAATCAGCATTATTGTGCAAAAGGCATGACCCGCCAGGTAGAACACCTGTACAGGAACGTGCTGGATCATAAAAATTAA
- a CDS encoding thiamine-binding protein, protein MEHTINVALQILPTVAPEKVYATVDEAIAVIHNSGLKYRVCPFETVIEGKYDEVMAVVKQAQEVCFKAGASQLICYIKMQIKKDADVYIDDKMEKYD, encoded by the coding sequence ATGGAACACACGATTAACGTAGCTTTACAGATTTTGCCTACAGTAGCGCCAGAGAAGGTATATGCCACCGTAGATGAGGCGATTGCAGTCATTCATAACTCCGGTCTCAAATACAGGGTATGCCCTTTTGAAACAGTGATAGAAGGGAAGTACGATGAAGTAATGGCAGTGGTGAAACAGGCACAGGAAGTATGCTTCAAAGCCGGTGCATCACAACTCATCTGTTACATCAAAATGCAGATCAAAAAAGATGCGGATGTATACATCGATGACAAAATGGAGAAATACGACTAA